In Candidatus Eisenbacteria bacterium, the following proteins share a genomic window:
- a CDS encoding NAD-binding protein, translating to MSSLLTDIVIIFALSVAAARGEPIHYGDATQETILRHVDADKARAIVVVIDDPAGTRRIVELARRVAPGAYILVRSRYLREVQPLVTLGADEVIADELEVSIELFSRVLARMLVPREDIKRLIGEVRQDWRRMARTLAKESTGVPDLHVAIPDLTTYTLRLTEHSPLVGNSIAGSRLRAEHGVTVLAVSRDAETLGNPRGETILMAGDVLFVIGPPDWEPATVM from the coding sequence ATGTCCTCGCTGCTCACTGACATCGTCATCATCTTTGCCCTTTCGGTGGCCGCGGCCAGGGGAGAGCCCATCCACTACGGTGACGCAACTCAAGAGACCATTCTGAGGCATGTTGATGCAGATAAAGCCCGCGCAATAGTCGTAGTGATAGATGACCCGGCGGGTACGCGACGCATCGTGGAACTCGCGCGCCGCGTTGCCCCCGGCGCGTACATCCTCGTGCGCAGCCGCTATCTCCGTGAGGTTCAGCCTCTCGTCACTCTCGGCGCCGACGAGGTGATCGCAGACGAGCTGGAGGTGTCGATCGAGTTGTTCTCGCGGGTACTCGCGCGCATGTTGGTGCCGCGCGAAGACATTAAGCGGCTCATCGGCGAGGTCCGCCAGGACTGGCGGCGGATGGCCCGAACGCTCGCCAAGGAGTCGACGGGCGTGCCCGACCTTCACGTCGCCATTCCCGACCTGACCACTTACACACTCAGACTCACCGAGCACTCGCCGTTGGTCGGTAATTCAATTGCCGGGAGCCGACTGCGCGCGGAGCACGGAGTGACCGTGCTCGCGGTCTCCCGCGACGCAGAGACACTTGGCAACCCTCGTGGTGAGACCATTCTGATGGCAGGAGACGTCCTTTTTGTGATCGGGCCACCAGATTGGGAGCCCGCAACGGTGATGTAG